TGCCGCTCCTTCGGTCGCCTCGCCCATTCTTCAATGGCCTGCTGCCGACGCAGTTCGCTGGGCAGCGGCTCTCGCCTGTGCCAGCGAAACACCATGATGGGCTGCGCACCGCCTGGAAGTCCCTGGGCATTTCCCCAGTTGCGTTGCGCGCCACTTCCAGGCGCGACGAGGAGTGGTGCCACCGTGGCGCCTCGCGTCCGCACCACGCGCCCGGGCACCAGGTCCTCGCAGCGGTACAGCGCGCAGCCCTCGCCGGCACACAGCGCCGCGGTGCAGATGTCGTGCGTGTCATAGCGACATCCTGCCGTCGTTCCCGCCTCCCGCCACACCTCCTCGGGCGTTAGCCGGTGCACTCCAGCTGGCGCGCAGCTGACAACGAGCAGCAGCCCAAGCATCCAACGCATATGGCCCCCGGACGTGAAAGCCGCAGTCTTCCGCACAGCTCACCGTCGCGAGCATGTCCGCGCGGGCAGCACTTCATCCGGTCGCCGACAGCGACCGGCCTTCCCGGTGGCCCCGGGCACGCCGCTGTTCCTGAAGATCGCCCCGGACCTCACGCCCGAGGCCGTGGATGAAGTGGTGGACGTGGCGATGGCGCGAGGGCTGTCCGGGCTCATCGCCACCAACACCACCCTCACCCGCCCCTTCGAGCACAAGCACTCGAAGGAGGCCGGCGGCCTGTCCGGCGCCCCCGTGCGCGAGCTGTCCAACGCCGTCATCCGCCGCGCGTACCAGCGCAGCAAGGGCGCCCTGCCCCTCATCGGCGTGGGCGGCGTGTTCACCGCGCAGGACGTCTACGAAAAGCTGCGCGCGGGCGCCACCGTGGTGCAGGTGTACACGGGTTTCATCTACGAAGGCCCGGGCATGGCGGACCGCATCCTCCCGGAGCTGGGCGCCCTGCTGGCCCGTGACGGCTTCGCCTCCGTGCGCGACGTGATTGGCGTGGACGCTCGCGAAGGCATGCCCGCATAGGCCCACCTGCCCTCCGGGGCAGGTAACCTGTCTTCCTGGTGACACAGGAAACTCGGGACAGGCCCCGGGCGATGATGGTGGGACGTCTTCCGCCCTTCGAGGTGCGCCCTGAAGATCTCCCGTCCGCCGTCGTCCCCGCCCGCGTCGCCGACCTCGACGCCGCGCCCTTCCGTGCCGCAGCCGGTCCCGCCGAAGCCGCCCGCGGAGCAGAGCCCCTCCGACGTCTTCGACGGTCCGGTGGCCAGCTCGAACGTGGGTGACAGCAAGCAGGGTGCTTCAGGCAGCAGCATCCGCGTCGGCGCGAGCGCCTCGAGTGGCGGACAGGGCATCGAGGACCGGGACAAGTTCAAGCCCTCACAGGGCCCCGGCGGCCCGGGCACGACCGCCTCCGGCAGCAGCATCCGCGCGGGCGGCCGGGGCAACTCCGGCGGGACGCAGGGCGATCCCCCCTGCACGCCCCACCGGAGGGACTGAAGACGCCGTTCCTCCCGCGACCGTGCGCTCAGTACTCCTTCAGGAGCGCGGCGGCCACCTTGAGGTCCAGCCGCTTGAACAACGCCGAGACCTTCGCCTTCGGGATCAGCTTCTTCGCGGCCGCCTCTACGCGGAGGAGCGCGAAGGCGAGCTGATCGAGTGAGTCGAAGGCCGGCGAGACAGAGCCCTCCTCGTGCGCGTAGCGGACGACCGCTCCCGTCGTGACGTCGAGGAGGAACATCTCGCCGGAGCCGTCGCTCGCGATGCCGACGTACTTGTCGTCGTTCGCACCGGCCAGGTCCTCCTTCTTGCAGTCGAAGCCGTAGCTGTCGAAGTCGAAGGCGAGGGTCATCGACGGCACGCCACCGCCCGTCACCACTTCGTCCAGCGCGCGACCCGCGGGAACGGCACGAACCTTCTTGCTGCCGGGCTTCGACACGCGGGGCGCCTTCGGGAAGAAGCGCGCCGCGTCGGCCGCGAAGTCACCGCGCTCGATGTAGCCGGCCAGGGTGCTCGCCTCGGTGCTCTCCCCCCACTCGGTGAGCGTGGGCTTGCTCACGTCGAGCGGCGTGCCGTCCTTGGCGAAGAACGTCGTGCTCTTCAGCTTGCCCTTGGCGAACACCGCCGTCAGGCGATGAGGCCAGGGCTTCGGGACCTTGAAGATCTTGTGCAGGAGCTTCGTGCCGGCGTACTCGAACAGGGCGCCATCGACCGGGCCGACGACCCACTCGAGGGCGCCGTCGATGACGCCATCACGCAGTTCAATCCGCAGCTCGTCCGGGAAGTCGAAGCCGGGGCGGAAGCGCACCTCGACCAGCGCGCCGTCCGCGAACGTCGCGATCATCGTATTGTTCGGCCCGCTCGGCAGCCCAAGCGCCTCCTGCATGGCCAGGCGCGGTGCGTGCTCCGACATCTCGTGGATGCCGAGCGACCATTTGATCTCTCCATCCAGCTTGCCGTCCTTGCGCGTGGCGTCGAGCAGCAGGAGGCCCGACGGATGGATCCACAGGCGCTCGCGCGCGTCGTTGGGACCTCCGCATCGCCAGAGTTTGGTGGAGGCATCGAAGGTGGCTTCAGGAGGAACGCTCTTGGGGCGCGGGGCGGTCGTCATCGCGCCGCACCATACCTGTCGCACCCCTTCCCTCCACCTTCTGGTGGGCGCGGAAGCGCTGTCTGGCTTTGAACGCTGACGCGCTGCACCCCAGACGCGTCTTCGGTTTTCCGGGACTCCTCGGAAACTTGGAACGTGGTGGGTCCGATGATGGTTTCAGGAACTCCGTCCTGAGGTGCTTCGTGAAGATCGCCCGCCCGCCGTCGTGCTCCACGCAGCCCGAGCAGTCCACCCAGCTTCCGGTGCACCGTGCGTCCGGACAGAGCATTCTCGGCGGCGGCAAGGGCAGCGCCTCCAGCGCCCAGGGCTACAAGGATCCCCCGGACCAGTTCCAGGGTGGCCCCACGCATGACCAGCCCGGCATCTCGATCCAGGACCGCCTCCATCGCGGCCCGGTGGGCGACGGCGGCAAGGCGCGGCCCTGCGCCTCCGGCTCCAGCGTGAGGGGCCAGGGCGGTGGTCACTCCGGTACGGTCTCGTGCAGCTTCGTGCCTGCGGATAGCGGAGCGCCGGGTACGGCCGGGTCGAAGCCGTCGTCCCCCGTGGAGAAGCTGGTCGAGAAGCTCCGCGACCTGTTCGCGAAGCTGCTGGGTGGGGCCGCGCCGGAAGGCTCTCACCGTGGCCGGGTGGCGACGGGCGATAGCTCCCGGTCCGCGGGCTCCAAGCACTCCGGCAGTGGCCAGGGCCGCATCGGGGCCGAAGAGGACCTCCAGGCCAGCGACTCGGCCCGGGTCGGCGGCTGACCCACGGCGTGATCCTGCGTTCCGGGCGAGAGTGACGGTAGGCTTGCCCCGGAATGAACGACGTCCAGCGATTCGGGCCGTACCGCGTCCTGCGGGACATTGGTGAAGGCGGCATGGGGCGCGTCTCGCTCGCGGAACGCGAGGGCTGGGAAGAGCCGGTCGTCCTCAAGCGCATCCACTCCGAGCACGCCGCCGACGTCCGCTTCCGCCGCCGCCTGCTGCGTGAGGCGGAGGTCGCCGCCGGACTGGACCACCTCAACGTGGTGCGGGTGCTGGAGACGGGCGTCATCGACGACCAGGTCTACCTGTCCATGGAGTACGTCGCGGGCTCCAGCCTCGCGCACGTCCACGCGGCGAGCCGGCCAGAGCTGCTGCCGCTGGGCCCCATCCTGGATGCCATCGCGCAGGCGTGTGACGGGCTCGCGTATGTGCACCAGTTCGTCAACCCGGAGTCGGGCAAGTGGATGGAGCTCATCCACCGCGACGTGTCCCTGGACAACCTGCTGTTGTCCTACACCGGCACGGTGAAGATTGCCGACTTCGGCATCGTGAAGACGTCCGAAGGCACGCAGACGACGTCCGGCGTGGTGATGGGGAAATTGGCATACATGTCCCCGGAGCAGATCCGCGACGACGTCCTGGACGCGCGCGCGGACCTGTACTCGCTGGGCATCTGTCTTTACGAACTGCTCGCCGGACGTCGGCCGTTCCCCATCCAGCGCGGCCGCGCACTGATGGAGTCGGTGCTGTATGACGCTCCGCCACCGCTCATGCCGCAGCGCCCGGGGATTCCCGCGTCGCTGGTGTCGCTGGTGGAAGCCCTGCTCGCCAAGGACCGCAAGGGCAGGCCCACGGAGGCCGCCGCCGTGGCGAAGGAGCTCCGCGCGGAGCTGGCCCGGCTGGGCGAGTCCCCGCTCTTTCCGTCCCGGCTGATGGAGCCGCCCACCGGCGTCCCGGCCAAGCCCCGGAGGCTCCGTCCGGCCCTGCCGGAACCGCCCGCCCCCGCGCCCACGGAGGTGATGAAGCCGGAGGTGCCGCCCACCCTGCCCCTGGAGCCCGCGCCTCCTCTGCGCTCGGAGGCGCCGACCCAGGCGTTGAGGCCCCAGCGTCCCGTGTCCCGGCCACCGGAGCCCGCTCCCGTGAAGGAGCAGGCTCCGCTCCCAGAGCCAGTGAAGCGGTTCCGGCCTTCCGAGCCGCCGCCACCGTCCTCACAGGCATCGTGGCTCAAGTGGGTGGCCGTGTCCGTGGCGGGAAGCCTGCTTGCCGCGGCGGCCTGGTGGTGGAGCTGATCAGCAGCTGATGCAGCTGCTGGCGTAGTTCCGGTATTGATATTCCGTGTGCGTGTAGTTGCCGGCCTCGTCGTGGCACGCCCGGTACTGGAACTGATAACGCATCTTGCCCGAGTTGGTGTACGGGACGGCCACCTGGCCCGCGGGGCACACCGGTGGCCGCTGCTGGGGTCCATTGTCGAGGGACGGAGCCTCGTCCGCCTTCAGCCTCGGCTCACAAACCCAGTTGGTCCCACAGTCTGGATTGGCCAAACACCTCGTCAGGCCGGTGTCACTCCATCCAACCCAATCGCCACACGTGATCAGCGCGGCCTCCGATGTGGCCAGCGGCGTCTCCTCGGCGGCGGCCTCCTCGGGCGTCATCGCTCCACCGCACGCCGTCAATGCCAGACCCGTGCACAGCAGCAACGCGATTCCAGGCTTCATGGATGGCTCCTTGGTCCGAGGAGGACGCCGGCATGGCGCCCGGCCTTCCGACAAGGCCGCATGTTAGGCAATCCGGATTTCCCAGACCACTCCAAGCCTTCACTGCAATTCCATCAATAGCGGTCAAATCCAATGACAGTGAGACTCAACGACTGGCAATCCATTGCTTCACCTGTGCCAGTTCGCGCCGTGTCATGGAGCCGCCCTGGGTGAAGCCATCCTCGGCCTGCTTCGCCAGCGTCAGCGCCCGCGCGTGCTCCGCGGGCTGGCTCCAGAGCGCCTGCGCGAGCGCGAAGTGCGTCATGGCCGCATCCACGGGGTTCCAACCCAGCGGCGCCAGCACCCGCTCGGAGGTCTCCAGCAATTCACGCGCGCTGTCGCCCTGCCCCAGCAGGAAGTACGCGAGCCCCAGCGCGGTGCGGCTGTGGATGGTCCGCGCATGCTCCGCGCCCAGCGAGCGCGACTTGGAATCCAGCGCCGCGCGCAACAGCGGCACCGCCTCCTTCGGACGGCCCTGCGCCACCATCAGCCGCCCCACGTCCTCTTCCAGCGTTTCCACCGCGAACTCCTCCGGCGGCAACACCTTGCGCTGGAGCGTCAGCCCTTCCTGGAAGTGCGCGAGCGCGTCCGTGTCCCGCTCCAGCCGCTCCTCCGCGCCCGCCAAGGCCTTCAGGGAATCAATGGCCTCGCGGCTCTCCGCGCCAAAGCCCTGACGCATGCCCTCCAGCGCCTGCCGGTGCAGCGCGAGCGCCCGGTCCGGCGCGCCCAGCGACTCCTGCACCAGCGCGATGTCGTGGAGCAGCAACAACGTCTGGGAATTGAGCGGCCCCAGCGTCTGCTGCTGCAACGTGTACGCGCGCTGCAACCACTCCAGCGCCTTCGGCAGGTTTCCTGACTCCTGCTCCGCGAAGCCCAGGTTGGTGAGCGTGCCCGCGAGCAGCGGATGCACCGGGCCCAGCCGCTCCTCGTAGATGGCGAGCGCCTTCTGGTACAGCGCGGTGGCCTCCGCCTTCTTGCCCTGGCGCAGCATCACCATGCCCAGGTTGTTGTAGACCTTCGCGGTGTCCACGTGAGTGGGCCCCAGGGTGCGCTCGCGCAGCGCCAGGGCCCGCGTGTAGTGCTCCGCCGCCGCGTCGAGCGCTTCCTCGTTCAGCGCGAGGATGCCCTCGTGGTTGGCGAGCCGTCCCTCCAGGTCCGGCGCGGAGCCCAACCGTTCGATGAGCGCGTGCGCCTGGGCGCTCCACAGGTGGGCCTCGGGGAACCACTCGGGATCCCCGCTCAATCCGAGCACCAGCTCCGTGGCCACCTGGAGCGCCACTTCGTCATGCCGTCCCGCCGTGGCGGCGGCCATGGCCTCGTGCCACGTAGCCCGCGCGTCGCGCGACTGGCTCATGCGGTGGTGGGCCCAGCCCAGGACGTGGAGCGCCTCCGCCTCCACGGGCCGGTAGTGCGTCACGTGCGCCGCCTCCACTGCGGCCTTGGCCACGGGCACCGCCTGCGCGTAGCGGCCCGTGTCGAGCAGCGCCTGCGCATGCGCCACGTCCTTGCGCACGGCGTCCACGCGGGTGCGCGCCGCCTGGTCCTCCGGCGGGGGCACCGCGGCGGAGAGCGCCTCCACGTTCGCGCAGCCAGACACGCCGCGCAGCGAATCCACCGCTTCCGCGCTGCGCTGCACCAGCGCCACATCCGCGTGCGCCAACTCAGCCCCCAGCGCGTCCACCGCCCGCAGGCGCCGATCCAGGCACGACATGCGAAGCGCCAGGTGCGCTTCCGGCTGCTCTCCCGTCACGCGCGTGGCCTCACAGGCCTGGCGGTGCATGCGGCTCCACTCGGACGCGTAGGCATCCAGCGCGCGCTCCACCCGGTCGAAGGCGCCATCCGCGTCCTTCGCGCCGCTCTTCTCGAAGGCCTCCGCCACCGCCGCCTTCTGCGTAGGGCCCCACACGCGGGCGAACAGCTTGGGCGCGCCGCTGCACGGCGTGGGACGCACCCACGCCACGCCCACGCCCAGGAAGAGCCCGGCCACCACCGCGATGGAGCGGCCCGCGAGCTTCTTCCGTCCCGCCTCCGGGTCGCGCTCCAGCGCCGCCAGCAGCGCCTCCATGGACGCGAAGCGCTGCTCCGGCGCCACCGCCAGGCCTTGCGCGAGCACGCGGTGCACCCAGCCAGGGACGGATGGATGCGCGGGCGGCTCCAGCTCCACCCGGGGCACCACCGCGCCCTGGGGGGCCCGCTGCGAATCCAGCAGCGTGACGGCCATGCGCCGCAGCGTCCCCTCCTCGAAGGGGCGCTGACCGGTGAGCGCCTCGTAGACGGACACGCAATAGCTGAACTGATCCGCGCGCGCGTCCGGGCCCCGGCCTGCGTACTGCTCCGGCGCCATGTACGCGGGCGTCCCCACCAGCGCGCCCGTCGCAGTGAGCCTTGTGTCGAGCGGCCCCTCCAACAGCGCGGCCGGTGGCACCGCGGGCCCTGCCTCCGTACCCACGCCCGCGTCGGACGCGATGCCGAAGTCCGTCACCCAGACGCCGCCGTCGCGGCCCAGCAGCACGTTGTCTGGCTTGAAGTCGCGGTGCACCAGCCCCGCCGCGTGCGCCGCCGCGAGCCCCTGCCCCATCGCCCGACACACCGACAGCACCTGGCGCTGCGGGTGCGGCCCCTCGCGCAGCCACTGCCGCAGCGTGCCGCCCTCCACCCGCGCCATGGCGATGAACACCCGGCCCTCGTGTGTGCCCACGTCGTGCACCGTGAGCACGTTCGGGTGGGACAGGCGCGCCATGGCCTGGGCCTCGCGCACCAGCCGCAGCGCGCGGGCGTCCTCCTCCTCGTCAGGCAGACGCCGCTCGTGAAGGAGCTTGATGGCGACGGTGCGGCGCAGCTCCGGGTCGAAGGCCTCGAAGACCTCGCCCATGCCGCCCTTGCCCAGCCGCGCCAGCAACACGTAGCGGCCCACGCGCGTCGCATGGAGCGGACGCTCCGGCGCGCTGGAGTCACCCGTCGGGTGGCCTGTGTTCGGCGCCTGGGAACCGGTGTCTTCAGTGGGCCGGGAGGTCTTCATCGCCCCCAGCCTATCCTGAACCCGCCTTTCCCCATTATCCGTGCCTGCCTACCTGCTCCGGGTAGTGATTGTGACAATGCCCAATGGCAGACATTGCACATCGGACACGACGCACACGGTCAGGGGCGGTTGGCTATAGCGGCGCCCATGCCCACCCTTCTCCTCAGTGCCAAGGACTTGCGCGGCCTCTACACCGTCGAGCTCGGACTGGAAGCCGTCGAGCGTGCCTTCCTGGCGCATGGCCGCGGTGACGCGCTCATGCCCCCCAAGGTGTACCTGTCCCTGCCGAAGTACGACGGCGACTTCCGCGCCATGCCCGCGTTCCTCGACGGCGCGGCCGGCGTGAAGTGGGTCAACGCCCATCCGAACAACCCTCGCAAGCACGGGCTGCCCACGGTGCGCGCCGTGTACGTGCTCAGCGACCCGGACACCGCCTCCCCGCTGGCCATCCTGGACGGCACGCTGCTCACCGCGTGGCGCACCGGCGCCGCCGGCGGCATCGCGTCCAAGTACCTGGCGAAGAAGAAGCCGCGCACGTTGGGGCTCGTGGGCTGCGGCGTGCAGGCGCGTGTCCTCATCGACGCGCACCGCGCCCTCTTCGGGGACCTGGAGCTGCTGCTGGCGGACGCGTCCGCCCAGGCCGCGGAGGCGCTCCAGAAGGAGAAGGGCGGCCGCGTGGTGAGCCTCCAGGAGGCCTCTGGCGCGGACATCGTCTGCTCCGCCACGCCCGCGCGCGCCCCGGTGGTCCGCCGTGAGTGGGTCCAGGCCGGCGCCCACATCAACGCCATGGGCGCGGACGCTCCCGGCAAGCAGGAGCTGGATCCGCGACTGCTCGTCGAAGGGCGCGTCTTCATCGACGACGCGGATCAGGCGCTCCACTCCGGCGAGGTCAACGTGCCGCTGCACGACGGGCTCATCCAGGCCGAGCAGCTCGCCGGTACCCTGGGAGAGGTCGTCGCTGGCCGGAAGCCCGGCCGCACCGGCACCGAGGTCACCGTCTTCGACTCCACCGGCCTCGCCGTGCAGGACGTGGCCCTGGCCCGCGCGCTCTACGACGTCGCCCTGGTGAAGGGCGTGGGCCAGCGGTTCGATCTGGTCGAGGACGCCTGACGCCCGTATCCCACCCGGTGCGTCCTCCTCGCGGAGACGACCCTGAAGGACGCACGGATGCGGCGCTGTGAGGCAAAAAAAGAGAGCGCTCGCCGGCACCTTGGAGTTTTACCGGCGAGCGCCCCGGGCCGCGTGCCGACTGGCAGGGCCTCGTAAAGTCGCGGCGGATGTGGAGAGCGGCCTGTCGGCCCACCCCACGCCACCTTCATGTTTCCAGCCATCCGCCCCGCGTCCCGCGTCCCGGGCCCCGCGCTCGGCGTCCGTTTCCTTCAAAAACCCCTGCGTACCGGCGGTGATTCCTCCACCCGCCTGATCCGCCACACCCAGGGTGGGCACGCTTGCCACCTCCGGCAACACCCGAGGCGCCATTACCACGCCTTGCCCACCAATCTCCACGAAAATCTAGCTATTCCCATCTATAACCTGCGCACACGCAGGTCCTCGGGGAGCAACCGCCTCCCTTTTCTACGAAACGCGCCCGCCCCCAATTGCTGAGGACGGGCGTGGATTATCCGGATCGGTCTGACATTTGCCGGCCCCTGGGGGCGGTTTCAGCCTGGGGGCAGTCCTGCCACCTGGCGGTACAGCGCGTCATGTCGGCGCACCATCTTCTCCAGGGATAGCTCGCGGGCGACGAAGCCCCGGGCGGCCTTGCCCATCTTCCGGGCCTCCTTGGGGTTGGCCAGCAGCCGGCGGAAGGCCTGGGCCAGCTGGGCGGGCCGCTCCGGCTCCACCACCAGGCCCCGCTCGCCGTCCGCGATGAGGTCCGGATTGCCGCCCACCCGCGTCACGACCATGGGGAGCCCCGCCGCCATGCCCTCCATCACTGCGTTGGACATGCCCTCCGCCGTGGAGCACAGGACGCCGAAGGTGGCCTGACCGTAGAGGGCCGGAACGTCCGTGCGGTGCTTGAGGAAGTGCACCCCGTCCGCCACCCCCAGTTCGTGCGCCATCTTCTCCAACCCCGGCCGGCGCGGCCCGTCTCCCACGAACCACGCGTTCAGCTTCGTGCCCTCATGACGCAGCATGGCAAGGGCGAGCAGCAGGTCCTCCTGCCGCTTCACGGGGTGGTTCATGTTGGCCACGTGGAGGACCGTGGGCACGCCGCTGGTGTCGGGCAGTGTGTCCTTGAGCCCCTCCGCCGCGCGCGCATCGAAGCGCTGGAGGTCCAGGCCGTTGTGGATGACGGAGATGCGTGAGGCGGGCAGCCCCTCCTCGTTCATGAGCAGCTGGCGGATGGCCTCCGCGTTGGCGATGACGTGATCCGCCATGCGCGTCATCTGCGCGTGCAGCAGGCGGCGGGCCTTGCCCTGCCAGTGGGACAGGTCCAACCGGCCGACGATGACCTTCGCGCCCGCGAGCTTCGCGGCCGGCACCGCGATGATGCTGGAGTAGAAGTCATGCACGTGCACCAGCTGGACGCGGTGCTGCTTGAGCCAGCGGGCCATCCGGTGGATCTGCAGCAGCGTGTTGGGCTGCACGAGCGAGCCCTTGAGTGAGAACACCTCCGGCGCGTGCCCCAGCTTCCAGACCGAGCCCATCAAGGGCCCGGCGTCCTCCAACACAGACACCTGTAATTGATAGCTGGAGGGCAGGCCTCGCAGCAGCTCCAGCACCTGGACCTCGGTGCCGCCAATGTGGAACGACCGGGTGAATTGCACCAGGCGGAGGGGCTCCTGCCCCATCCGCGCATCCTCACGCCGCATGCCCAGACCCCTCCCACGTGGCCACCGGCGCGGGACTCATCGCCGGTTGCCTCCCCACCGCCAGGGCTCGCTCCCGTGCCTGCGCGATGCGGTGCGCGCTCGCGGCCAAGCCGAAGAGCACGTAGCAGTGCGCGGACAGGATGTAGCCCGAGAACAAATCACAGACGAGGTAGCCCGCCACCGCCGCCAGTAAGGCGCGTGCCAGCCATCCCATCTCCGAGTCCGACGACGCGGCCGCGGCCCCGCCCACGGCTCCGCCCGAGAACACCAGGAAGCACAGGAGGCCAATCCACCCGAGCTCCCCGATGACGTCGAGGAAG
The sequence above is drawn from the Corallococcus exiguus genome and encodes:
- the sitA6 gene encoding SitA6 family polymorphic toxin lipoprotein, encoding MRWMLGLLLVVSCAPAGVHRLTPEEVWREAGTTAGCRYDTHDICTAALCAGEGCALYRCEDLVPGRVVRTRGATVAPLLVAPGSGAQRNWGNAQGLPGGAQPIMVFRWHRREPLPSELRRQQAIEEWARRPKERHHIFPQAFERRFARRGIDVHQYVIAIDADLHHKIHRGEAGGPWNREWEEWLRMKQDRARKVEYFEQASAMIQKHGLFGLTMTYWQVVDLSPQPVRED
- a CDS encoding SMI1/KNR4 family protein — encoded protein: MTTAPRPKSVPPEATFDASTKLWRCGGPNDARERLWIHPSGLLLLDATRKDGKLDGEIKWSLGIHEMSEHAPRLAMQEALGLPSGPNNTMIATFADGALVEVRFRPGFDFPDELRIELRDGVIDGALEWVVGPVDGALFEYAGTKLLHKIFKVPKPWPHRLTAVFAKGKLKSTTFFAKDGTPLDVSKPTLTEWGESTEASTLAGYIERGDFAADAARFFPKAPRVSKPGSKKVRAVPAGRALDEVVTGGGVPSMTLAFDFDSYGFDCKKEDLAGANDDKYVGIASDGSGEMFLLDVTTGAVVRYAHEEGSVSPAFDSLDQLAFALLRVEAAAKKLIPKAKVSALFKRLDLKVAAALLKEY
- a CDS encoding serine/threonine protein kinase, which gives rise to MNDVQRFGPYRVLRDIGEGGMGRVSLAEREGWEEPVVLKRIHSEHAADVRFRRRLLREAEVAAGLDHLNVVRVLETGVIDDQVYLSMEYVAGSSLAHVHAASRPELLPLGPILDAIAQACDGLAYVHQFVNPESGKWMELIHRDVSLDNLLLSYTGTVKIADFGIVKTSEGTQTTSGVVMGKLAYMSPEQIRDDVLDARADLYSLGICLYELLAGRRPFPIQRGRALMESVLYDAPPPLMPQRPGIPASLVSLVEALLAKDRKGRPTEAAAVAKELRAELARLGESPLFPSRLMEPPTGVPAKPRRLRPALPEPPAPAPTEVMKPEVPPTLPLEPAPPLRSEAPTQALRPQRPVSRPPEPAPVKEQAPLPEPVKRFRPSEPPPPSSQASWLKWVAVSVAGSLLAAAAWWWS
- a CDS encoding serine/threonine-protein kinase, translating into MKTSRPTEDTGSQAPNTGHPTGDSSAPERPLHATRVGRYVLLARLGKGGMGEVFEAFDPELRRTVAIKLLHERRLPDEEEDARALRLVREAQAMARLSHPNVLTVHDVGTHEGRVFIAMARVEGGTLRQWLREGPHPQRQVLSVCRAMGQGLAAAHAAGLVHRDFKPDNVLLGRDGGVWVTDFGIASDAGVGTEAGPAVPPAALLEGPLDTRLTATGALVGTPAYMAPEQYAGRGPDARADQFSYCVSVYEALTGQRPFEEGTLRRMAVTLLDSQRAPQGAVVPRVELEPPAHPSVPGWVHRVLAQGLAVAPEQRFASMEALLAALERDPEAGRKKLAGRSIAVVAGLFLGVGVAWVRPTPCSGAPKLFARVWGPTQKAAVAEAFEKSGAKDADGAFDRVERALDAYASEWSRMHRQACEATRVTGEQPEAHLALRMSCLDRRLRAVDALGAELAHADVALVQRSAEAVDSLRGVSGCANVEALSAAVPPPEDQAARTRVDAVRKDVAHAQALLDTGRYAQAVPVAKAAVEAAHVTHYRPVEAEALHVLGWAHHRMSQSRDARATWHEAMAAATAGRHDEVALQVATELVLGLSGDPEWFPEAHLWSAQAHALIERLGSAPDLEGRLANHEGILALNEEALDAAAEHYTRALALRERTLGPTHVDTAKVYNNLGMVMLRQGKKAEATALYQKALAIYEERLGPVHPLLAGTLTNLGFAEQESGNLPKALEWLQRAYTLQQQTLGPLNSQTLLLLHDIALVQESLGAPDRALALHRQALEGMRQGFGAESREAIDSLKALAGAEERLERDTDALAHFQEGLTLQRKVLPPEEFAVETLEEDVGRLMVAQGRPKEAVPLLRAALDSKSRSLGAEHARTIHSRTALGLAYFLLGQGDSARELLETSERVLAPLGWNPVDAAMTHFALAQALWSQPAEHARALTLAKQAEDGFTQGGSMTRRELAQVKQWIASR
- a CDS encoding ornithine cyclodeaminase family protein — protein: MPTLLLSAKDLRGLYTVELGLEAVERAFLAHGRGDALMPPKVYLSLPKYDGDFRAMPAFLDGAAGVKWVNAHPNNPRKHGLPTVRAVYVLSDPDTASPLAILDGTLLTAWRTGAAGGIASKYLAKKKPRTLGLVGCGVQARVLIDAHRALFGDLELLLADASAQAAEALQKEKGGRVVSLQEASGADIVCSATPARAPVVRREWVQAGAHINAMGADAPGKQELDPRLLVEGRVFIDDADQALHSGEVNVPLHDGLIQAEQLAGTLGEVVAGRKPGRTGTEVTVFDSTGLAVQDVALARALYDVALVKGVGQRFDLVEDA
- a CDS encoding glycosyltransferase: MRREDARMGQEPLRLVQFTRSFHIGGTEVQVLELLRGLPSSYQLQVSVLEDAGPLMGSVWKLGHAPEVFSLKGSLVQPNTLLQIHRMARWLKQHRVQLVHVHDFYSSIIAVPAAKLAGAKVIVGRLDLSHWQGKARRLLHAQMTRMADHVIANAEAIRQLLMNEEGLPASRISVIHNGLDLQRFDARAAEGLKDTLPDTSGVPTVLHVANMNHPVKRQEDLLLALAMLRHEGTKLNAWFVGDGPRRPGLEKMAHELGVADGVHFLKHRTDVPALYGQATFGVLCSTAEGMSNAVMEGMAAGLPMVVTRVGGNPDLIADGERGLVVEPERPAQLAQAFRRLLANPKEARKMGKAARGFVARELSLEKMVRRHDALYRQVAGLPPG